Proteins encoded within one genomic window of Polynucleobacter duraquae:
- a CDS encoding L-aspartate oxidase has protein sequence MNITTLETDILILGSGGAGLFAALHAHQTNPNLHITIAVKGLLGKCGCTRMVQGGYNVALAEGDSVERHFMDTIEGGKWLSDQELAWTLVNKSVERIRELENELGCFFDRNPDGTVHQKAFAGQTFDRTVHKGDLTGIEIISRLAEQVWARGIHRLEEHRAVELIHSADGKSLAGVLMLDMTTGQFTLVRAKAVLLATGGGPTMYKYHTPSGDKSCDGLAMALRAGLTLRDMEMVQFHPTGLLAGPGTRMTGTVLEEGLRGAGGYLLNGNKERFMGNYDPRNERATRDIVSRSINSEIRAGRSTPNGGVYIQMSHLGPDNVRKLFKGMVERCADSGFDLAGDLVEVVPTAHYMMGGLIFKADCSTELPGLFAAGEDTGGVHGANRLGGNGVANSTVFGGIAGEEMANWVVSQSLQECNMEEVLASIKAHEAPLERPAGDIESIRDALAECMWDDVGISRTRESLLRARVKLDQLDQQLHQIGVGDIQREYSITWQDWMNLSNLILVSKSVADAALARENSRGAHYREDFPQPGSLEESYFTAVHLGIEGLEIKNRPVQFTMVKPGETILVEA, from the coding sequence ATGAATATCACTACTCTTGAGACAGACATTCTCATTCTAGGTTCTGGCGGTGCAGGGCTTTTTGCAGCTCTACACGCCCACCAAACTAATCCAAATCTGCACATCACCATTGCCGTAAAAGGATTGCTGGGTAAATGTGGTTGTACTCGCATGGTGCAAGGTGGTTATAACGTGGCGCTGGCAGAGGGCGACTCTGTTGAACGTCATTTTATGGACACAATCGAAGGTGGTAAATGGTTGTCGGACCAAGAGTTGGCATGGACATTGGTAAATAAGTCGGTTGAACGTATTCGTGAGCTTGAGAATGAGCTCGGCTGTTTCTTTGATCGCAATCCAGATGGCACAGTTCATCAAAAAGCATTTGCGGGGCAAACTTTTGACCGGACAGTTCACAAGGGCGATTTAACTGGAATTGAAATTATCAGTCGACTGGCTGAGCAAGTATGGGCAAGAGGAATTCATCGACTTGAGGAGCATAGGGCAGTCGAGTTAATTCATAGTGCTGATGGAAAGTCTCTCGCTGGTGTATTGATGCTCGATATGACGACTGGTCAATTCACCCTAGTGCGAGCAAAGGCAGTTCTGCTGGCTACCGGTGGTGGACCTACCATGTACAAGTACCACACACCATCGGGTGATAAGAGCTGTGATGGCTTGGCTATGGCACTTCGTGCAGGTCTTACTCTGCGCGATATGGAGATGGTGCAATTTCATCCTACCGGCTTACTGGCGGGACCTGGCACTAGGATGACGGGAACCGTACTTGAGGAAGGATTACGTGGCGCAGGCGGATATTTGCTCAATGGCAATAAAGAACGCTTCATGGGTAACTACGATCCGCGCAATGAACGGGCTACTCGGGATATCGTTTCGCGATCGATTAATTCTGAAATTCGTGCAGGTAGATCTACACCAAACGGCGGTGTCTATATTCAGATGAGTCACTTAGGTCCTGATAATGTGCGCAAGCTATTTAAAGGCATGGTCGAGCGTTGTGCGGACAGCGGTTTTGATTTGGCCGGAGATCTCGTAGAGGTCGTTCCAACTGCGCATTACATGATGGGCGGATTAATTTTCAAGGCGGATTGCAGTACCGAGTTACCAGGTTTATTTGCAGCAGGTGAAGATACTGGAGGGGTGCACGGAGCAAATCGCCTGGGTGGCAATGGTGTAGCTAATTCAACTGTATTTGGCGGCATTGCCGGTGAAGAGATGGCAAATTGGGTTGTGTCCCAGAGTCTGCAAGAGTGCAATATGGAAGAGGTACTTGCTAGCATCAAGGCGCATGAGGCCCCATTGGAGAGACCGGCTGGCGATATTGAATCGATTCGTGATGCCCTAGCAGAATGTATGTGGGATGACGTGGGCATTTCCAGAACAAGAGAAAGCTTGTTACGTGCTCGCGTGAAGCTCGATCAACTAGATCAGCAGCTGCACCAAATAGGGGTTGGCGACATCCAGAGGGAGTACAGCATTACTTGGCAAGATTGGATGAATTTAAGTAACCTGATCTTAGTGAGCAAGTCGGTAGCAGATGCTGCTCTTGCCCGAGAAAACTCAAGAGGAGCGCATTATCGTGAAGATTTTCCGCAGCCCGGCTCTTTGGAGGAGTCTTACTTTACCGCTGTCCATCTGGGTATAGAAGGATTAGAAATTAAAAACAGGCCAGTTCAATTTACGATGGTGAAGCCTGGCGAGACTATTTTGGTAGAGGCTTAA
- a CDS encoding fumarate hydratase C-terminal domain-containing protein has translation MAHYNLPTPVSESDIRKLRINDTVTLQNTLFGIRDATQIHLFDKGRKTRFDLHGHAVIHTAPNVRKVAVSEEFPAGYQAICIGTTTSDRMERFTRPLMTENGVRMIVGKGGMREESAAAFQEIGGVYLAIIGGTAALETTWIEQIEDVDMDDLNPESLWRFKIKDFGPLLVAMDSHGGSIYQEVKSDVARNKEAVLKSLGISS, from the coding sequence ATGGCCCACTATAACCTTCCAACTCCTGTTAGCGAATCGGATATTCGAAAGCTGCGTATTAATGACACCGTGACTCTACAAAATACCTTATTTGGTATTCGAGATGCCACGCAGATTCACTTGTTTGATAAGGGTCGAAAAACTCGCTTTGATCTCCATGGTCATGCAGTAATTCATACGGCTCCTAATGTGCGCAAGGTGGCGGTGAGTGAGGAATTCCCAGCTGGATATCAAGCAATCTGTATTGGCACAACCACATCAGATCGCATGGAGCGTTTTACGCGTCCACTGATGACCGAGAATGGCGTGCGAATGATTGTAGGTAAGGGCGGTATGCGCGAAGAATCTGCGGCAGCTTTTCAGGAAATTGGTGGCGTGTATCTTGCAATTATCGGAGGTACAGCAGCACTAGAGACAACGTGGATTGAGCAAATTGAAGATGTGGATATGGACGATCTCAATCCAGAGTCTCTTTGGCGTTTCAAGATTAAAGACTTTGGACCTTTGCTAGTAGCGATGGATAGTCATGGCGGTAGTATTTATCAAGAAGTAAAAAGTGACGTTGCACGTAACAAAGAGGCTGTACTAAAGAGCTTAGGAATTTCCTCATGA
- a CDS encoding fumarate hydratase — protein MQLQMKAVEEACKELYIRALKVLPDDVKAGIERLNQGESDARAQVVLKTMITNIAVAEREDNLLCQDTGLPIYKVKIGRNVQLDGMELKAAIRKGCERATTEYPLRSSVVHPITRKNNHTSCGIDMPAISIDFCDDDEMIEIEMVPKGSGSENNSFLKMAIPADGINGVKAFVIDSVVSAGGKTCPPTIVGVGIGGTSEQCVAMAKRAATRALGSVCSDEEGAKLEQELTAAVNKLGIGPQGLGGDGTAFAVHIELAHTHITLNPVAVNMQCHSARRARATFTPDGVTYGF, from the coding sequence ATGCAGCTACAAATGAAAGCAGTTGAGGAGGCTTGCAAGGAGCTCTATATTCGTGCTTTAAAGGTGCTGCCAGATGATGTTAAAGCTGGTATTGAGCGCTTAAATCAAGGCGAATCAGATGCACGCGCTCAAGTGGTTCTCAAAACCATGATCACCAACATTGCTGTTGCCGAGCGTGAGGACAATCTACTTTGCCAAGATACTGGTTTACCAATTTATAAGGTCAAGATTGGCCGTAATGTGCAGCTAGATGGCATGGAGCTCAAGGCGGCGATTCGTAAAGGTTGCGAGCGTGCAACTACTGAATACCCATTGAGATCTTCTGTAGTGCATCCGATCACGCGCAAGAATAATCACACATCCTGCGGTATTGATATGCCAGCAATCAGCATCGATTTTTGTGATGATGATGAGATGATTGAAATCGAGATGGTTCCAAAAGGAAGCGGTTCAGAAAACAATTCTTTTTTGAAGATGGCCATTCCTGCTGATGGAATTAATGGCGTTAAAGCCTTTGTTATTGATAGCGTTGTTTCTGCGGGAGGCAAGACTTGTCCGCCAACCATCGTCGGTGTTGGTATCGGTGGCACCTCTGAGCAATGTGTCGCAATGGCTAAGCGTGCTGCTACAAGAGCATTGGGTAGCGTATGTAGCGATGAAGAAGGCGCCAAGTTAGAGCAAGAATTAACTGCTGCCGTGAACAAATTAGGCATTGGTCCTCAAGGCTTGGGTGGTGATGGCACAGCGTTTGCCGTGCATATAGAGCTTGCCCATACTCATATCACCTTAAATCCAGTAGCTGTCAATATGCAGTGCCACTCAGCTCGTAGAGCGCGAGCAACCTTCACGCCTGATGGTGTGACTTACGGATTTTAG
- the sdhC gene encoding succinate dehydrogenase, cytochrome b556 subunit: protein MSSRPKLDLRAKSHLSYFAYACHRFSGLLLACFIPLHFLMLSQSLRGATGFERSLGLTDFWVFKFGEWALVILLAVHLVGGIRLIMIEFGPWRGLRKAWTQVAILFGIACGLLFLYLAN, encoded by the coding sequence ATGAGCTCAAGACCAAAGCTCGATTTACGCGCAAAGTCTCACCTCTCTTACTTTGCATATGCATGCCATAGATTCTCCGGGCTGCTACTGGCTTGCTTCATTCCCTTACATTTCTTAATGCTTTCGCAGTCTTTACGTGGCGCTACTGGGTTTGAGCGCTCCTTAGGCTTAACGGACTTTTGGGTTTTTAAATTCGGCGAGTGGGCGCTGGTTATTTTATTGGCGGTCCATTTGGTGGGCGGAATTCGACTCATCATGATTGAATTTGGCCCATGGCGCGGATTGCGTAAGGCTTGGACCCAAGTAGCTATTTTGTTTGGTATTGCTTGCGGCCTTCTATTTTTGTATTTAGCAAACTGA
- a CDS encoding succinate dehydrogenase, with protein sequence MSQAVMQAKLWYAQRISAMVLGLCVSIHLVIIFYAIRGGLTAEEILGRTQGNIAFAIFYEIFVLACFVHAPIGLANILEETFSKGFISKALSSLLAVLILVLGTTAVIGVFTGGAL encoded by the coding sequence ATGAGTCAAGCCGTGATGCAGGCAAAGCTTTGGTATGCCCAGAGAATCAGCGCCATGGTTTTGGGTCTTTGCGTCAGCATCCATCTTGTCATTATTTTCTATGCAATACGTGGCGGCTTAACTGCTGAGGAGATTCTGGGGCGCACTCAAGGTAATATTGCCTTTGCTATTTTTTATGAGATTTTTGTTTTAGCCTGTTTTGTACATGCGCCTATTGGCTTGGCTAATATTCTCGAAGAAACGTTTTCTAAGGGATTTATTTCTAAAGCCCTATCTTCGCTGCTAGCGGTTCTCATACTCGTCTTAGGGACTACAGCAGTGATTGGTGTCTTTACCGGGGGTGCGTTATGA
- a CDS encoding succinate dehydrogenase/fumarate reductase iron-sulfur subunit, with protein MSNSDLKVKVWRGAQEGEFVEYLVPRNPNQTVLDVVTFIQRKLDPTLSYRFACRVGMCGSCAMTVNGVARWTCRTHVSQIVEGDSLEIAPLNNLPVIKDLATDMREFFNKWKGAVGFFKGDKTRHDDFARVEPQSPERQLANAGIECIGCGVCYSSCEVVQSRPNYLGPAALNRAWTLTNDVRDVQQLDRLRAVAGDEGCHACHTQGSCTERCPKKLEPTASIAGLKKLVARAAVRGSKWGKL; from the coding sequence ATGTCTAATTCAGATCTCAAAGTCAAAGTATGGCGCGGTGCTCAAGAGGGTGAGTTTGTTGAGTATTTGGTGCCTCGCAATCCAAATCAAACGGTATTGGATGTCGTTACCTTTATTCAGCGTAAGCTAGACCCAACCCTCAGCTACCGATTTGCTTGTCGGGTGGGTATGTGTGGTTCTTGCGCCATGACAGTGAACGGCGTTGCTCGCTGGACATGTCGTACTCACGTTTCCCAGATTGTTGAAGGGGACTCCCTGGAGATTGCCCCCTTGAATAATCTACCAGTCATTAAAGACCTTGCTACTGATATGCGAGAGTTCTTTAATAAGTGGAAGGGTGCGGTTGGTTTCTTCAAGGGGGATAAAACCCGTCATGATGATTTTGCAAGAGTAGAGCCGCAGTCACCTGAACGTCAATTAGCCAATGCTGGTATCGAATGCATCGGTTGTGGAGTGTGCTATTCCTCTTGTGAAGTTGTGCAGAGCCGCCCTAACTACCTCGGTCCAGCCGCCTTGAATCGTGCCTGGACCTTAACGAATGATGTGCGTGATGTACAGCAATTAGATCGCCTACGTGCCGTTGCTGGTGATGAAGGTTGCCATGCATGTCATACGCAGGGATCCTGTACAGAGCGTTGCCCTAAGAAACTTGAACCTACGGCTAGTATTGCCGGATTGAAAAAGTTAGTAGCAAGAGCTGCTGTACGAGGAAGCAAGTGGGGCAAGTTATGA
- a CDS encoding LysR family transcriptional regulator has product MSSIRVLKNFLAISRHKSVAAAAREIGLTAAAAGQQLQQLEADIGVELFDRTKRSMTLNHHGRSLVEPIQEIIARYEALGSDFKSELSGTIVLGALVSTLMGAFGNTLNELKQNYPELEIKLIAGLSSNFLEQVIEGNLDAAIVTESPYALPQNVQWTELYTEPMIVIHPAVKNKKGLTPKQLADEFPFIRFERNTWTGHLVDQTIRANKLNIKEGMELNSVEAIIELVRQGLGYSIVPKLANVSWENDRQLKISQLPGKTIYRKVGLLEKRKHSRENITQEIKKYFLDEVIAKRKTTP; this is encoded by the coding sequence ATGTCCAGCATCCGAGTGCTCAAGAACTTTCTAGCTATTTCCAGGCACAAGAGCGTGGCAGCCGCTGCACGTGAAATAGGTCTTACGGCTGCCGCCGCAGGACAGCAATTGCAACAGCTAGAAGCAGATATTGGTGTAGAGCTATTTGATAGAACCAAACGATCTATGACGCTTAATCATCATGGAAGATCGTTGGTCGAACCCATTCAAGAGATCATTGCGCGCTATGAGGCTCTAGGATCAGACTTTAAATCTGAACTCAGTGGCACCATTGTTCTAGGCGCACTAGTCTCCACTTTAATGGGCGCTTTTGGAAATACATTAAATGAGCTCAAGCAGAACTACCCAGAGCTTGAAATTAAACTCATTGCAGGCCTTTCTAGCAACTTTCTAGAGCAAGTAATCGAAGGCAACCTAGATGCAGCAATAGTGACTGAGTCACCCTATGCATTACCCCAAAATGTTCAATGGACCGAGCTATATACAGAGCCTATGATTGTCATCCATCCAGCAGTTAAAAATAAGAAAGGGTTAACGCCGAAGCAGTTGGCCGATGAATTTCCGTTTATCCGTTTTGAACGAAATACTTGGACTGGCCATCTCGTAGATCAAACCATTCGAGCAAATAAGCTCAACATTAAAGAAGGTATGGAGCTCAATTCTGTAGAGGCAATCATTGAGCTTGTAAGACAAGGGCTTGGATATTCAATTGTTCCCAAGCTAGCCAACGTTTCTTGGGAAAACGATCGCCAATTAAAGATATCTCAATTACCTGGAAAAACAATTTACCGAAAAGTGGGCTTACTAGAAAAACGTAAGCATTCTCGTGAAAATATTACTCAAGAGATTAAGAAATACTTCTTAGATGAAGTGATTGCAAAAAGAAAAACCACCCCGTAG
- a CDS encoding Rap1a/Tai family immunity protein, whose translation MKLFRIIPLIIGAVLLSQANAFAQSDLPKNDASTAALVELCKNLNDTDAQNFCFGFGEGVYQTYLANRNAKQKPSICFSSEAGTREVILQEFLAWNQSNPQFNQERAAKTLVRFFEARYPCK comes from the coding sequence ATGAAACTATTCCGGATAATCCCACTTATCATTGGTGCAGTCTTGCTGTCGCAGGCAAATGCTTTTGCTCAGTCTGATCTGCCTAAAAATGATGCCTCCACTGCTGCATTGGTTGAGCTATGCAAAAACCTCAACGATACAGATGCTCAGAACTTTTGCTTTGGCTTTGGTGAGGGTGTTTATCAGACTTACCTTGCTAACCGAAATGCAAAACAAAAGCCGAGCATTTGCTTCTCATCGGAAGCTGGCACAAGAGAAGTCATTCTTCAGGAGTTCTTGGCTTGGAACCAAAGTAATCCCCAATTTAATCAGGAGCGCGCAGCTAAGACGCTGGTCCGCTTCTTTGAAGCAAGGTATCCCTGCAAATAG
- a CDS encoding DUF3300 domain-containing protein: MNIQYKACYCISVISLLGACSNNSDPYQNIDYPQSYTQSGGYNSSPQLISSEQLQSLLSPIALYPDSLLSLMLLASTYPLEVAEAYNWRNSNSSLNGTALQDALKAQSWNDSVKSLIAFPQAFNMMGSKLQWTQNLGNAYKLQPADTMKAVQVLRKRAVQAGTLKSNQQITVSTDANSNVLIGPANTQVVYVPSYNPTVVYGAWPYPDYPPYPAYNPAWGMMSFGLGMAVGGAFWSTPSWSDGTINVNNTNSPGRTNRGLIGPSSIQNQQRLLNDWKNNASPQDRQAARAAGQRADSAFQKNATPQERAQADRLNQEARNDYQQDRSNPNTNREAVQENAMREQARADRMNDDRFGGRGGFGGGRMGGFRR; the protein is encoded by the coding sequence ATGAATATTCAATATAAGGCGTGCTACTGCATTAGTGTTATTTCACTTTTGGGCGCTTGCTCAAATAATAGTGATCCCTATCAAAATATCGACTATCCACAGTCCTACACTCAAAGTGGGGGCTATAACAGTTCGCCACAGTTGATTTCATCAGAGCAATTGCAGTCCTTACTCTCTCCGATTGCCTTATACCCGGACTCCTTACTGTCTTTGATGCTGTTGGCATCAACTTATCCACTAGAGGTGGCTGAAGCCTATAACTGGCGTAACAGCAATTCCAGTCTAAATGGCACTGCATTGCAAGATGCCCTCAAAGCACAATCATGGAACGATAGTGTGAAGTCACTGATCGCATTCCCGCAAGCATTCAATATGATGGGTAGTAAGTTGCAGTGGACCCAAAATTTGGGTAATGCCTACAAGCTACAACCTGCAGATACGATGAAGGCGGTGCAGGTTTTACGCAAACGCGCCGTTCAAGCTGGAACTCTCAAGTCAAATCAGCAAATTACAGTCAGTACTGATGCTAACTCGAACGTATTAATTGGTCCCGCCAATACTCAAGTGGTCTACGTGCCGAGCTATAACCCCACGGTTGTTTATGGAGCGTGGCCTTATCCAGACTACCCGCCATATCCTGCTTATAACCCCGCCTGGGGAATGATGTCTTTTGGACTTGGGATGGCAGTAGGTGGTGCATTTTGGTCCACGCCTAGTTGGTCTGACGGCACGATTAATGTGAATAATACAAACTCTCCTGGAAGAACGAATAGGGGGCTGATTGGCCCTAGTAGCATTCAGAACCAACAGCGACTTCTGAATGATTGGAAAAATAATGCTAGCCCGCAAGATCGACAAGCCGCAAGAGCGGCGGGGCAGCGCGCAGATAGCGCCTTTCAGAAAAATGCTACGCCACAAGAGCGCGCTCAAGCTGACCGCCTAAATCAAGAGGCAAGAAATGATTACCAGCAAGATCGTAGTAATCCAAATACCAATCGTGAGGCAGTCCAAGAAAATGCGATGCGAGAGCAAGCGCGTGCTGATCGAATGAATGATGATCGATTTGGTGGTCGCGGCGGTTTTGGCGGTGGTCGTATGGGTGGATTTAGGCGCTAA
- the fdx gene encoding ISC system 2Fe-2S type ferredoxin, translated as MTQIVVLPHSEYCPEGAVLEVTPGTSVCEALLENHIPIEHACDMVCACTTCHVIVREGYQSLNEPDENEEDLLDRAWGLNPQSRLSCQAIVARQDLVIEIPKYSINHAKENH; from the coding sequence ATGACTCAGATCGTCGTTCTACCCCATAGCGAGTATTGCCCTGAAGGTGCGGTGCTTGAAGTGACTCCAGGCACTTCTGTTTGTGAAGCCTTGCTAGAAAACCATATTCCGATTGAGCATGCCTGCGATATGGTCTGCGCTTGTACTACCTGTCACGTGATTGTGAGAGAGGGTTATCAGAGTCTGAATGAGCCTGATGAGAATGAAGAAGATTTGTTAGACCGTGCATGGGGACTCAATCCTCAGTCTCGCTTATCTTGCCAGGCTATTGTGGCGCGCCAGGACTTAGTTATTGAGATACCGAAGTACTCTATCAATCACGCTAAAGAAAACCACTAA
- the hscA gene encoding Fe-S protein assembly chaperone HscA, with amino-acid sequence MALLQISEPGKSLAPHQRRIAVGIDLGTTNSLVAIVRDALPQVLPDSEGRELLPSVVRYLPNGRTQAGFEAAESIVSDPKNTIVSVKRFMGRGIVDVENIESTPYDFVDEPGMLKIKTVAGDKSPIEVSAEILARLRQLAEDSVNDDIVGAVITVPAYFDDAQRQATKDAAKLAGIEVLRLLNEPTAAAIAYGLDNASEGIYAVYDLGGGTFDISILRMSRGVFEVLSTGGDSALGGDDFDHRLYCWVIEQAKLPPLSIQDHRKLLLSCKHAKEQLSHNPLARVHEALADGTVINVGVSQAQFFEITQNLINKTLVAVKKALRDAGLKTDEVKGVVMVGGATRMPQVQRAVGELFGTKPLNNLNPDQVVALGAAMQADLLAGNQSKDDEWLLLDVIPLSLGIETMGGLVEKIIPRNTPIPVARAQDFTTFKDGQTALAIQVVQGERELAQDCRSLGKFELRGIPPMAAGAARIRVTYQVDADGLLSVSAMEQGSGVQASIDIKPSYGLTDAEIARMLQDGFASAKIDLLSRSLREEQVNAQRLLDAVQTALDSDRGLLNSQEQAEVDQEMAVLQKLLTEEADSAILRKAVDHAAKATDEFAQKRMNASIKRALAGKNVAEI; translated from the coding sequence ATGGCCTTATTACAAATCTCCGAACCTGGTAAATCACTTGCTCCGCATCAGCGTCGGATTGCGGTAGGTATTGATTTAGGTACTACTAACTCCTTAGTCGCAATTGTGCGGGATGCCTTACCTCAAGTTCTCCCTGATTCAGAGGGGCGCGAATTACTCCCTTCAGTGGTGCGTTATCTCCCAAATGGCAGAACTCAAGCGGGTTTCGAGGCTGCCGAAAGTATTGTCTCTGATCCTAAAAACACGATTGTTTCTGTGAAACGTTTCATGGGCCGGGGTATTGTGGATGTAGAGAATATCGAAAGCACTCCTTACGACTTTGTAGACGAGCCCGGGATGTTAAAGATCAAAACAGTGGCGGGTGATAAGAGCCCCATTGAAGTTTCAGCAGAAATTCTGGCACGCTTGCGCCAGTTGGCGGAAGACTCGGTAAATGACGACATCGTTGGTGCGGTGATTACTGTGCCCGCTTATTTTGATGATGCTCAACGTCAAGCAACTAAAGATGCTGCGAAGTTGGCTGGTATTGAAGTTTTACGTCTACTCAATGAGCCTACCGCTGCTGCCATTGCTTACGGTTTGGATAACGCCTCCGAGGGTATCTACGCAGTTTACGATTTAGGTGGCGGCACTTTTGATATCTCCATTTTGCGTATGAGCAGAGGGGTATTTGAGGTGCTCTCTACTGGTGGCGATTCTGCTTTGGGCGGTGATGATTTTGACCATCGTCTCTATTGTTGGGTGATTGAGCAAGCTAAGCTTCCACCACTATCGATTCAGGATCACCGTAAGCTCTTGCTCTCTTGCAAACATGCGAAAGAGCAATTGAGTCATAACCCGTTAGCACGCGTTCATGAAGCCCTTGCAGATGGCACTGTGATTAATGTGGGAGTTAGCCAAGCTCAGTTTTTTGAAATCACCCAAAACTTAATCAATAAGACTTTAGTTGCTGTGAAGAAGGCTTTGCGCGATGCAGGCCTTAAAACTGATGAAGTCAAAGGTGTCGTGATGGTTGGTGGAGCAACTCGCATGCCTCAGGTGCAACGTGCGGTGGGCGAGCTCTTTGGTACCAAACCCTTAAACAATCTCAATCCAGATCAGGTTGTTGCTTTAGGCGCTGCAATGCAAGCTGACTTACTTGCTGGTAATCAAAGCAAGGATGATGAGTGGCTCCTCTTAGATGTCATTCCGCTGTCTCTTGGCATTGAAACCATGGGTGGTTTGGTAGAAAAAATTATTCCTCGCAACACACCTATTCCGGTAGCGCGTGCTCAGGATTTCACAACCTTCAAAGATGGCCAAACCGCTTTAGCGATTCAGGTGGTGCAGGGCGAGAGAGAGTTGGCACAAGACTGCCGCTCCTTAGGCAAGTTTGAATTGCGTGGCATCCCACCAATGGCTGCCGGGGCTGCCCGTATTCGGGTGACCTATCAAGTGGATGCAGATGGATTACTTTCCGTTAGCGCCATGGAGCAGGGTTCAGGTGTGCAAGCCTCAATAGATATTAAGCCATCATATGGTTTGACTGATGCTGAAATTGCCCGCATGCTGCAAGATGGATTTGCCTCGGCCAAAATAGATCTTCTCTCAAGATCTTTGCGTGAAGAGCAAGTGAATGCCCAACGATTACTAGATGCCGTACAAACTGCTTTGGATTCTGATCGTGGATTATTGAACTCTCAAGAGCAGGCTGAGGTTGATCAAGAAATGGCCGTCTTGCAAAAGTTACTTACAGAAGAAGCTGATAGCGCCATTCTCAGAAAAGCAGTCGATCATGCTGCCAAGGCTACCGACGAGTTTGCTCAAAAGCGTATGAATGCCAGTATTAAGAGGGCATTGGCCGGTAAGAATGTTGCAGAAATTTAA
- the hscB gene encoding Fe-S protein assembly co-chaperone HscB yields the protein MSVVVVNPSASDNYFNFFGLEQQFNLDLSALDQAYLAIQKEVHPDRHARGSDTEQRLAMQMATLANTAFQTLKNPIQRGLYLCQLHKVDARLETNTAMPAAFLMKQMEWRESLEDQDEDLGALEALAEEVDQAKQDILVEITQAIDRAKNYERAAELLRGLLFIDKFALELDDAISALV from the coding sequence ATGAGTGTGGTTGTGGTGAATCCTTCCGCGTCTGACAATTACTTTAATTTCTTTGGTTTAGAGCAGCAATTCAATCTCGATTTGTCTGCACTAGATCAAGCCTATTTGGCGATCCAAAAAGAAGTACATCCTGATCGCCATGCTCGCGGTAGCGATACCGAGCAAAGATTGGCAATGCAAATGGCTACCCTAGCAAATACAGCATTTCAAACTTTGAAAAATCCCATTCAGCGCGGGCTCTATCTTTGCCAACTCCACAAAGTGGATGCGCGTCTTGAGACCAATACGGCCATGCCTGCTGCTTTTCTGATGAAGCAAATGGAATGGCGTGAAAGTCTCGAAGACCAAGATGAGGATCTTGGGGCTCTCGAAGCTCTAGCTGAAGAGGTTGATCAAGCCAAACAAGATATCCTGGTAGAAATTACACAGGCTATTGATAGAGCTAAAAACTATGAGCGCGCAGCTGAGTTACTCAGAGGGCTGCTTTTTATTGATAAGTTTGCGCTAGAGCTAGATGATGCTATCTCAGCTTTGGTATAG
- the iscA gene encoding iron-sulfur cluster assembly protein IscA, translating to MAITLTDKAAKHVQRNLDKRGKGCGLRLGVRTTGCSGLAYQLEYVDEAAPEDAKFESNGITIFIDPKSLAYLDGTELDFVREGLNEGFKFQNPNVKDECGCGESFRV from the coding sequence ATGGCAATTACCTTAACCGACAAAGCAGCAAAACATGTTCAGCGCAATTTAGATAAGCGCGGAAAAGGTTGCGGCTTACGCTTGGGTGTTCGCACCACTGGTTGCTCGGGCTTAGCCTATCAATTGGAGTACGTGGATGAGGCTGCCCCTGAAGATGCAAAATTTGAATCTAATGGCATCACTATCTTTATTGATCCTAAGAGCTTGGCCTATTTAGATGGCACCGAATTAGACTTTGTACGTGAAGGTTTGAACGAAGGCTTTAAGTTCCAAAACCCGAATGTAAAAGATGAGTGTGGTTGTGGTGAATCCTTCCGCGTCTGA